The genomic interval TGAAGCCTTTAGCTACAGGAACAAAACAAACTTTATCGGATTAAAAAGACAAGGAAAGCTACTGTTGTTCAAGAAAGGAAAGAAACCAAGTGCGGACATATTGGTTTTAGGAAATACTGTAGTTCAGGGTCGGGTCGGCTTGTTCTCCTATGAAGAGGAGTTTAGCCGCAGCCACTACTTTGACTTCTTTTATGCAATTATGAACTCCACGGAACTTTATCAATTCCAAGGCAACAACTCCTTTTGGAGCTGACGTAACAAACTATGCCAGCCTCCCAACGAAGCCAACATAAATCCGATccgaataaaaaaaagaaaaggcagTTTCATTATGGTGGTATACCAGCCGCCAGTTCTGGAACTTCCAGTTCCAATCAAAGCATATAGATCCGTAAATAGATTTGTATGTATAGCCACTTCAGTCGTGCTCGTCCTTTCTCGAAAGTATCTTTTTTCTGGAAACATGGTCAACCAGAAATTATTATGTTCGCGATTCTTCATCCACCGATGCAGAAAATGCTCAAGTTTTCCATTCTCATATGAGGTCGGAAAGTGGATTGGCAACAGGTCGGCACGAAGTGATTCATCATGCTCAAAGATGAGCCGATCGTTCGTTAGGGACGGTTTATAGATCATCAAATTCCCACAAATGGAATGAAAAGTGGGTCCATGTAAATGATCGAGACCTCGCAAAGAACAACGCTCCTTCCCCATATGGAGTTCGGAACCCAAAGGCAATCGTTGAGTGAACTCTATCTTCTTTGTGTTAGTTGACCTAAGTCGCACCCTGACTGCTGGGGTGGGGCTCGGCCTCCGAACCGTACGTGGGACGAGTTTCTGCCTCATACAGCTCGGGCCGAAGACCGGGGGAAGTTTAGGAGAGATGGGGAAAGCTAGCAGCTACCGTCGGGGCGGGGATAGCTTGCTTCTTCACAAGCTTATCCCCCACAAAAAAACCGACCCTGTTGCGCTAGCGTTTCGCGTTCTTTCTATTCCATTCCGGGGTAGGCTAATAATAAGAATCTAAGAAGTAGTCGTCGTCTGACCAATCGGCTCGGACACCAGACCGCCCGGGCCGGCCCATTTTGTCTCGCCCTAAATGGAATGGCTCTCTTAGTTGCGCTGCGCCCCGACCCGAGTCCCCACGTCCGCTTTTCTCCGCCCGAAACCCAAGAAGTTGGCTTTGCCAACACAACGGCCGTCCCCTTCATTCTACTATGCTGACCCCGGCCCGGGCCGGCTTTTTGGGAAGCCCGTTCCCACCGCGCTCACGGCCCGGCTGGCCTGCCAGCGGTAGTGGGAATTCTCCCGTTCCCTGGTCAAAGACTTGGTTGGATGCGGGATCTACTCCACGAGGAGCGGTACGGACGTAGATGATATCATCACGACCTCTCTTTTCGTACCGCTAGGAATGCTTAACGCCACTTCGCCAACTGGCGTTACCTGCGCTTTCGTGTCTCTCAGTGTGGTCAGCACTGGGTGTTTCCGAGCAGCGAAGCTTACACCCATTCGCATTAGTTCATCCAAAGTTCCTTACCCTTATGCACGAATTATTGAATAAGCCATCTTCCTATCAAGGTTAAGGAGTCAACTGAGCATCTCAGCGGCGGGATTGAATACCCGGATCGAATCAGAGTTCACGCCGCCCGCCCTGAACAAATAGGAGGCATGGGCCACAGGTCGCACATAAGCCGCCGGGTCGCACGACAGAAGAACACCTAACATAAAGATGCACACTCCTCCATGTGAAATATTCATCTTCATTGGAGCTTTTTGGTAGTCGTCGTGACCAACAGCCATCAGCTGTCGGTTCGTTGGTAAGGTGAGAGCTTCAAGCCCGATTTCTGGTGGCGCATCCCCCACACAAGCACCGCACGACGAAGGGGGGACGGGGAAAGCTACAGGCCGAAAAGCTTCGACCCTTCTTTGGGGGTGCCCGGGGCACCTCATCTTCTCATTTCGTCCTTGCTTATTCCCGTTAGGCCGAAGTGTTTGGCCTTTCCTTCTCCGCGCCCGCTCACGCTTCGCTGACCTATCGCGTGGTAAAAAGAAGAAAGTACGAAAGAATAGTAAACCGAGCACACCGCAGAAAGATTCTAAATATGAGTTGTCCCCCTTGGATTCGAGAAGAAGGAAATGAAGAACGGGAACGAAACGAAATAGGGCGTTTCTAGCTCTAGTTTCGGATGAGCTTCTCCCAATTATGTCTGGTAATAGAATAGGACGGCTTGCTCTGACCAAGACTCTACTTTTTGCTCTGTCTGTGGAGCGTATGAATTTCCTTGAATGTAGATAGACCAAAAGAGGGAATGAAGGGATAGGAATAGGAATTATAGTACCATTGGAAAAAGGGGCACCTGTGGGAACATCTCTACTGACGAACCATTTCAATAGTACGGGTGCTGCCGTGCCACGAGGCACGACCATggaagtaattaaaaaaaaaaagttatgtaGTTGGACCATCTGTTCTATCCCTTAGAGTTTTGCTTCTCTAGAGAAGATGAGAGGCTAAAAATGAAAGTGTTCACAACACATACCGAAAGGATAAGGATACGAATTAAGCCGACCATTAATGACTAGTTCGAACACCAGGAGTGGCCTGATCCCTTATCAGAAATCTCTCTCCCAGCTATTGGAGAAGTTTGAAGAAGTCACTTTCTTTCATCGAATCATATTTGTTACCGGACAATTCAAAAATTCGTTAAAATAAAAGGAGGGATTCGAACAAAAACTGCCTCTACaaccatgaaaaataaatttatagatCTCGCATCCACTTAAAATGGAATTGTGGAAATATGAGAATCTCTTTCATTGTAAGAATTTGATATTAAATACAGCATCATTTTACATCAACAggtaaaggaaaagaaaaaatccATTTTTTAGCATTTCCTTTCGATACTGATTCAAATTGCGTTGCTGTGTCAGAAGAAGCATAGCTATACTGATTCGGTATACTCTAAAGATGCCCTTGGTACAATATTGACGATCCTACAAAGATCCCATTTCAGTGATTGCCTTTTACTGATCTCATCTTTTACGGAATCGATCCCCTTTGACTGTACAAGAATATGTGGAGCTGAGCATGTCTGGAAGCACAGGAGAACGTTCTTTTGCGGATATTATTACCAGTATTCGATATTGGGTCATTCATAGCATTACTATACCTTCCCTATTCATTGCGGGTTGGTTATTTGTCAGTACCGGTTTAGCTTACGATGTATTTGGAAGCCCTCGACAGTTCCAAACGAGGCAATTCATGGAGACCTAGGGACTGGCCGGACCCAATCTCCGCCGATAAGGAAGGTCTGGTAACACGTTTATTGGAATCCATAGCTGAATTCAAGTTAGGCAGACCATCATCGTCATCTGATTTTCCTTTCTGGCCTGTTTGGACCTCAGTGACAAAGAAGAATGGAATCGATGGTAAGAGTCTTCCTTTCCTCTCGTACCTCTGCTCTCTTCCAATGACCTGTCTTCCTCTTCTTC from Salvia splendens isolate huo1 unplaced genomic scaffold, SspV2 ctg368, whole genome shotgun sequence carries:
- the LOC121789910 gene encoding cytochrome c biogenesis CcmF C-terminal-like mitochondrial protein; the encoded protein is MVQLHNFFFLITSMVVPRGTAAPVLLKWFVSRDVPTGAPFSNGTIIPIPIPSFPLLVYLHSRKFIRSTDRAKSRVLVRASRPILLPDIIGRSSSETRARNALFRFVPVLHFLLLESKGDNSYLESFCGVLGLLFFRTFFFLPRDRSAKRERARRRKGQTLRPNGNKQGRNEKMRCPGHPQRRVEAFRPVAFPVPPSSCGACVGDAPPEIGLEALTLPTNRQLMAVGHDDYQKAPMKMNISHGGVCIFMLGVLLSCDPAAYVRPVAHASYLFRAGGVNSDSIRVFNPAAEMLS